The Vespula pensylvanica isolate Volc-1 chromosome 5, ASM1446617v1, whole genome shotgun sequence genome includes a window with the following:
- the LOC122629708 gene encoding coronin-1C-A isoform X3, which produces MSFRVVRSSKFRHVYGTSLKREQCYDNIRVSKSSWDSTFCAVNPKFLAIIVESAGGGAFIVLPHNKVGRISADYPLVGGHKGPVLDIAWCPHNDNVIASGSEDCVVKIWQIPDGGISRTLTESVVDLQLHQRRVGLVLWHPTALNVLLTAGSDNLVLIWNVGTGECLVRIDSHPDVIYSACWNWDGSRLVTTCKDKRIRILDPRTGKVLEDAIAHEGSKATRAIFLRGGLVFTTGFSKMSERQYSLRAPDMLGEPIVMVELDTSNGVMFPLYDPDTNLVYLCGKGDSVIRYFEITPEPPFVHYINTFQTPDPQRGIGMMPKRGCDVNSCEISRFYRLNNSGFCQVISMTVPRKSELFQEDLYPDTPGDTAAITAEEWESGVDADPILISLRDGYQPSSSKNELKVHKKTNILDKGAKVASNPAQNTAQVSPGIFEEMLKEFTEEIRKLKAVIVKHEGRIRVLESAVALQMKEEERNEKTSSPADRELLASDEV; this is translated from the exons ATGTCTTTTCGTGTTGTACGCAGCAGCAAGTTCCGCCACGTGTACGGAACGTCTTTAAAACGGGAACAATGCTATGACAATATTAGAGTTTCAAAATCCTCATGGGATTCTACGTTTTGCGCCGTGAATCCTAAATTTTTGGCCATCATCGTTGAATCCGCGGGCGGTGGTGCTTTCATAGTCTTACCCCATAACAAG GTAGGAAGAATATCAGCAGACTATCCTTTAGTGGGTGGACACAAGGGTCCTGTATTAGATATCGCATGGTGCCCTCATAATGATAATGTCATAGCTTCTGGATCCGAAGATTGCGTTGTTAAAATATGGCAAATACCGGACGGTGGTATTTCCAGGACATTGACCGAATCTGTGGTAGACCTGCAGTTGCATCAACGAAGGGTCGGACTTGTGCTATGGCATCCAACAGCATTAAACGTATTACTCACCGCTGGATCAGACAATCTTGTTTTAATCTGGAATGTTGGAACCGGCGAATGTTTAGTAAGAATAGACTCTCATCCTGATGTTATTTATTCTGCCTGTTGGAACTGGGATGGATCCCGATTGGTAACTACATGTAAGGACAAAAGGATTCGTATCTTAGATCCAAGAACAGGAAAAGTTTTAGAGGATGCTATTGCCCATGAAGGAAGCAAGGCAACACGTGCAATATTTCTAAG GGGAGGTTTGGTCTTCACAACTGGGTTCAGTAAAATGTCTGAAAGGCAGTATTCATTACGAGCCCCAGACATGTTAGGTGAACCTATAGTTATGGTAGAATTAGATACCAGCAATGGAGTTATGTTTCCTTTGTATGATCCTGATACAAATTTGGTATATCTATGTGGCAAGGGTGATTctgttattcgatattttgaaattacaCCCGAACCTCCGTTTGTTCATTATATCAATACTTTTCAAACTCCTGACCCTCAAAGAGGCATAGGAATGATGCCGAAACGAGGTTGTGATGTTAATAGCTGTGAAATCAGCAGATTTTACCGACTAAATAATTCGGGCTTTTGTCAAGTCATTTCCATGACCGTTCCTAGAAAG TCTGAGCTTTTTCAAGAAGATTTGTATCCTGATACTCCTGGAGATACAGCTGCAATAACTGCGGAAGAATGGGAAAGCGGCGTTGATGCTGATCCCATACTGATATCTCTTAGAGATGGCTATCAGCCATCGTCATCGAAAAATGAACTTAAAGTACATAAGAAGACGAATATACTGGATAAAGGGGCAAAAGTTGCATCCAATCCTGCACAAAATACTGCACAAGTATCACCTGGCATTTTT gaagaaatgttaaaagaatTCACAGAGGAGATAAGAAAGTTAAAAGCTGTGATTGTAAAACATGAAGGAAGGATACGAGTATTGGAATCAGCTGTGGCTCTTcaaatgaaggaagaagagagaaatgaaaagacaTCTTCTCCTGCTGACAGAGAGTTGCTAGCTTCTGACGAAGTGTAA
- the LOC122629708 gene encoding coronin-1C-A isoform X2 — protein sequence MRRPRPQCPRADMSFRVVRSSKFRHVYGTSLKREQCYDNIRVSKSSWDSTFCAVNPKFLAIIVESAGGGAFIVLPHNKVGRISADYPLVGGHKGPVLDIAWCPHNDNVIASGSEDCVVKIWQIPDGGISRTLTESVVDLQLHQRRVGLVLWHPTALNVLLTAGSDNLVLIWNVGTGECLVRIDSHPDVIYSACWNWDGSRLVTTCKDKRIRILDPRTGKVLEDAIAHEGSKATRAIFLRGGLVFTTGFSKMSERQYSLRAPDMLGEPIVMVELDTSNGVMFPLYDPDTNLVYLCGKGDSVIRYFEITPEPPFVHYINTFQTPDPQRGIGMMPKRGCDVNSCEISRFYRLNNSGFCQVISMTVPRKSELFQEDLYPDTPGDTAAITAEEWESGVDADPILISLRDGYQPSSSKNELKVHKKTNILDKGAKVASNPAQNTAQVSPGIFEEMLKEFTEEIRKLKAVIVKHEGRIRVLESAVALQMKEEERNEKTSSPADRELLASDEV from the exons ATGCGTCGCCCACGCCCGCAGTGCCCAc GTGCAGATATGTCTTTTCGTGTTGTACGCAGCAGCAAGTTCCGCCACGTGTACGGAACGTCTTTAAAACGGGAACAATGCTATGACAATATTAGAGTTTCAAAATCCTCATGGGATTCTACGTTTTGCGCCGTGAATCCTAAATTTTTGGCCATCATCGTTGAATCCGCGGGCGGTGGTGCTTTCATAGTCTTACCCCATAACAAG GTAGGAAGAATATCAGCAGACTATCCTTTAGTGGGTGGACACAAGGGTCCTGTATTAGATATCGCATGGTGCCCTCATAATGATAATGTCATAGCTTCTGGATCCGAAGATTGCGTTGTTAAAATATGGCAAATACCGGACGGTGGTATTTCCAGGACATTGACCGAATCTGTGGTAGACCTGCAGTTGCATCAACGAAGGGTCGGACTTGTGCTATGGCATCCAACAGCATTAAACGTATTACTCACCGCTGGATCAGACAATCTTGTTTTAATCTGGAATGTTGGAACCGGCGAATGTTTAGTAAGAATAGACTCTCATCCTGATGTTATTTATTCTGCCTGTTGGAACTGGGATGGATCCCGATTGGTAACTACATGTAAGGACAAAAGGATTCGTATCTTAGATCCAAGAACAGGAAAAGTTTTAGAGGATGCTATTGCCCATGAAGGAAGCAAGGCAACACGTGCAATATTTCTAAG GGGAGGTTTGGTCTTCACAACTGGGTTCAGTAAAATGTCTGAAAGGCAGTATTCATTACGAGCCCCAGACATGTTAGGTGAACCTATAGTTATGGTAGAATTAGATACCAGCAATGGAGTTATGTTTCCTTTGTATGATCCTGATACAAATTTGGTATATCTATGTGGCAAGGGTGATTctgttattcgatattttgaaattacaCCCGAACCTCCGTTTGTTCATTATATCAATACTTTTCAAACTCCTGACCCTCAAAGAGGCATAGGAATGATGCCGAAACGAGGTTGTGATGTTAATAGCTGTGAAATCAGCAGATTTTACCGACTAAATAATTCGGGCTTTTGTCAAGTCATTTCCATGACCGTTCCTAGAAAG TCTGAGCTTTTTCAAGAAGATTTGTATCCTGATACTCCTGGAGATACAGCTGCAATAACTGCGGAAGAATGGGAAAGCGGCGTTGATGCTGATCCCATACTGATATCTCTTAGAGATGGCTATCAGCCATCGTCATCGAAAAATGAACTTAAAGTACATAAGAAGACGAATATACTGGATAAAGGGGCAAAAGTTGCATCCAATCCTGCACAAAATACTGCACAAGTATCACCTGGCATTTTT gaagaaatgttaaaagaatTCACAGAGGAGATAAGAAAGTTAAAAGCTGTGATTGTAAAACATGAAGGAAGGATACGAGTATTGGAATCAGCTGTGGCTCTTcaaatgaaggaagaagagagaaatgaaaagacaTCTTCTCCTGCTGACAGAGAGTTGCTAGCTTCTGACGAAGTGTAA
- the LOC122629708 gene encoding coronin-1C-A isoform X1 — MRRPRPQCPLGADMSFRVVRSSKFRHVYGTSLKREQCYDNIRVSKSSWDSTFCAVNPKFLAIIVESAGGGAFIVLPHNKVGRISADYPLVGGHKGPVLDIAWCPHNDNVIASGSEDCVVKIWQIPDGGISRTLTESVVDLQLHQRRVGLVLWHPTALNVLLTAGSDNLVLIWNVGTGECLVRIDSHPDVIYSACWNWDGSRLVTTCKDKRIRILDPRTGKVLEDAIAHEGSKATRAIFLRGGLVFTTGFSKMSERQYSLRAPDMLGEPIVMVELDTSNGVMFPLYDPDTNLVYLCGKGDSVIRYFEITPEPPFVHYINTFQTPDPQRGIGMMPKRGCDVNSCEISRFYRLNNSGFCQVISMTVPRKSELFQEDLYPDTPGDTAAITAEEWESGVDADPILISLRDGYQPSSSKNELKVHKKTNILDKGAKVASNPAQNTAQVSPGIFEEMLKEFTEEIRKLKAVIVKHEGRIRVLESAVALQMKEEERNEKTSSPADRELLASDEV, encoded by the exons ATGCGTCGCCCACGCCCGCAGTGCCCAc TAGGTGCAGATATGTCTTTTCGTGTTGTACGCAGCAGCAAGTTCCGCCACGTGTACGGAACGTCTTTAAAACGGGAACAATGCTATGACAATATTAGAGTTTCAAAATCCTCATGGGATTCTACGTTTTGCGCCGTGAATCCTAAATTTTTGGCCATCATCGTTGAATCCGCGGGCGGTGGTGCTTTCATAGTCTTACCCCATAACAAG GTAGGAAGAATATCAGCAGACTATCCTTTAGTGGGTGGACACAAGGGTCCTGTATTAGATATCGCATGGTGCCCTCATAATGATAATGTCATAGCTTCTGGATCCGAAGATTGCGTTGTTAAAATATGGCAAATACCGGACGGTGGTATTTCCAGGACATTGACCGAATCTGTGGTAGACCTGCAGTTGCATCAACGAAGGGTCGGACTTGTGCTATGGCATCCAACAGCATTAAACGTATTACTCACCGCTGGATCAGACAATCTTGTTTTAATCTGGAATGTTGGAACCGGCGAATGTTTAGTAAGAATAGACTCTCATCCTGATGTTATTTATTCTGCCTGTTGGAACTGGGATGGATCCCGATTGGTAACTACATGTAAGGACAAAAGGATTCGTATCTTAGATCCAAGAACAGGAAAAGTTTTAGAGGATGCTATTGCCCATGAAGGAAGCAAGGCAACACGTGCAATATTTCTAAG GGGAGGTTTGGTCTTCACAACTGGGTTCAGTAAAATGTCTGAAAGGCAGTATTCATTACGAGCCCCAGACATGTTAGGTGAACCTATAGTTATGGTAGAATTAGATACCAGCAATGGAGTTATGTTTCCTTTGTATGATCCTGATACAAATTTGGTATATCTATGTGGCAAGGGTGATTctgttattcgatattttgaaattacaCCCGAACCTCCGTTTGTTCATTATATCAATACTTTTCAAACTCCTGACCCTCAAAGAGGCATAGGAATGATGCCGAAACGAGGTTGTGATGTTAATAGCTGTGAAATCAGCAGATTTTACCGACTAAATAATTCGGGCTTTTGTCAAGTCATTTCCATGACCGTTCCTAGAAAG TCTGAGCTTTTTCAAGAAGATTTGTATCCTGATACTCCTGGAGATACAGCTGCAATAACTGCGGAAGAATGGGAAAGCGGCGTTGATGCTGATCCCATACTGATATCTCTTAGAGATGGCTATCAGCCATCGTCATCGAAAAATGAACTTAAAGTACATAAGAAGACGAATATACTGGATAAAGGGGCAAAAGTTGCATCCAATCCTGCACAAAATACTGCACAAGTATCACCTGGCATTTTT gaagaaatgttaaaagaatTCACAGAGGAGATAAGAAAGTTAAAAGCTGTGATTGTAAAACATGAAGGAAGGATACGAGTATTGGAATCAGCTGTGGCTCTTcaaatgaaggaagaagagagaaatgaaaagacaTCTTCTCCTGCTGACAGAGAGTTGCTAGCTTCTGACGAAGTGTAA